A genome region from Deltaproteobacteria bacterium includes the following:
- a CDS encoding nucleotidyltransferase substrate binding protein yields MIFVCQQRFDSFRKALAHLQEALQNGAATLNQLEKEGAAQRFEFTFELAWKTLKDFLEFNGVKLASVTPKSVIKAAFAARIIKDGQIWIDMLLQRNALSHKNDGNALSNGLEIISTQYLGELSRFADDLLKQGT; encoded by the coding sequence ATGATATTCGTCTGCCAGCAACGCTTTGATAGTTTTCGTAAAGCATTAGCTCACCTGCAAGAAGCATTGCAAAATGGTGCTGCTACACTTAATCAACTTGAAAAAGAAGGGGCAGCACAACGTTTTGAATTCACTTTTGAACTTGCGTGGAAAACCCTGAAAGATTTTTTAGAATTTAATGGGGTAAAATTGGCATCGGTAACACCAAAAAGTGTCATTAAGGCTGCTTTCGCCGCTAGGATTATTAAGGATGGTCAGATTTGGATAGATATGCTGCTACAAAGAAATGCTTTATCGCACAAAAATGATGGTAACGCATTAAGTAATGGTTTAGAAATAATTTCTACTCAATATCTTGGTGAACTTAGCAGATTTGCAGATGATTTACTAAAACAAGGTACTTAA
- the asd gene encoding aspartate-semialdehyde dehydrogenase — translation MSSKLQVGVLGATGMVGQRFISLLAEHPWFNIKIVAASPRSAGRIYSEAVGERWAQNSPIPANIASLIVYDAAQVAEIASNVDLVFCAVDMPKADTARLEEDYARHETPVISNNSAHRNAADVPMMVPEVNWQHAEVINIQRRRLGVKRGFIAAKPNCSIQSYVPALHPLMSFGIDKVVVSTYQAISGAGKTFAAWPEMVDNVIPFIKGEEEKSEQEPLKIWGQIGASGIINATQPVISAQCIRVPVSDGHMATVFVQFKQKPNKEEIIKCWREFVGKPQQLQLPSAPVPFLTYFEDNARPQTKLDRDNGNGMGVTIGRLRDDAIFTYRFVCLSHNTLRGAAGGAVLTAELLKAQGYLEAK, via the coding sequence ATGAGTAGTAAGCTGCAAGTTGGAGTGCTGGGTGCGACCGGCATGGTTGGTCAACGTTTTATTTCATTATTAGCCGAGCATCCTTGGTTTAATATAAAAATCGTAGCCGCAAGCCCTCGTTCTGCTGGACGTATCTATAGTGAAGCAGTTGGTGAGCGCTGGGCGCAAAATTCACCGATTCCCGCTAACATTGCTTCACTTATTGTTTACGACGCTGCACAAGTTGCAGAAATTGCAAGCAACGTCGACTTGGTTTTTTGTGCGGTTGATATGCCCAAAGCCGATACCGCTCGTCTTGAAGAAGACTATGCTCGTCATGAAACTCCGGTGATTTCAAATAACTCCGCACATCGAAATGCCGCTGATGTACCAATGATGGTGCCAGAGGTTAATTGGCAACACGCTGAGGTTATTAATATTCAACGGCGTCGTCTTGGCGTAAAGCGCGGGTTTATTGCTGCTAAACCCAATTGTTCTATTCAAAGTTATGTTCCAGCACTGCATCCGCTAATGTCCTTTGGTATCGACAAAGTCGTAGTCAGCACTTATCAAGCCATAAGTGGTGCAGGCAAAACCTTTGCCGCTTGGCCAGAGATGGTTGACAACGTCATCCCCTTCATCAAGGGCGAAGAAGAAAAAAGTGAGCAAGAACCGCTTAAAATTTGGGGGCAAATTGGTGCAAGCGGTATTATCAATGCGACCCAACCTGTGATCTCAGCGCAATGTATTCGCGTACCAGTAAGTGATGGTCATATGGCCACGGTGTTTGTACAGTTTAAGCAAAAACCAAACAAAGAAGAAATTATTAAGTGTTGGCGAGAATTTGTCGGCAAACCACAGCAACTTCAATTGCCCTCAGCTCCAGTGCCATTTTTAACTTATTTTGAAGATAATGCACGACCACAAACCAAACTTGACCGTGACAACGGCAATGGTATGGGTGTCACCATTGGTCGCCTGCGTGATGATGCTATATTCACCTATCGCTTTGTTTGCTTGTCACACAATACTTTGCGTGGTGCGGCTGGTGGCGCGGTATTAACCGCTGAGTTGTTAAAGGCTCAAGGTTATTTAGAAGCAAAGTAA
- a CDS encoding 2-hydroxyacid dehydrogenase: MTLLQKAYPTKAKVKPALIAFFDTKPYDEVAFSKHLPKNFQLHFLESRLGPKTAKLADGHSIVCAFVNDDLSAPVLKQLKERGVELIALRCAGYNNIDIKTAAKLGISVVRVPAYSPHAVAEHAVALILTLNRKTHRAFNRVREGNFSLSGLVGFDLHGRTIGIVGLGKIGHSLAKIMHGFGMQILAYDTFHDEGFANQYNLKYVELDELLRKSDIISLHTPLLPETYHMINNERISIMKRGIIIINTSRGGLVDTRALIKGLKSGQIGAAGLDVYEEESAYFFEDRSAELITDDTLARLMTFHNVLITSHQAFLTVEALDNIAQTTLANIDEYYRGLRGKQLTNAVSN, translated from the coding sequence ATGACTTTGTTACAAAAAGCATACCCCACTAAAGCCAAAGTAAAACCAGCTTTAATAGCTTTCTTTGATACTAAACCATACGATGAAGTTGCCTTTAGTAAACATCTGCCTAAAAATTTTCAACTGCATTTTCTTGAATCTCGTCTCGGACCTAAGACCGCCAAGTTAGCTGATGGTCACTCTATAGTTTGTGCTTTTGTTAACGACGACTTATCAGCACCTGTATTAAAGCAGTTAAAAGAGCGTGGTGTTGAGCTCATTGCTTTACGCTGTGCAGGTTACAACAACATTGATATTAAAACCGCCGCCAAACTTGGTATCTCGGTAGTACGAGTTCCGGCTTATTCGCCTCATGCTGTTGCTGAACATGCCGTAGCTTTAATCTTGACGCTCAATCGCAAAACTCATCGAGCCTTTAATCGCGTGCGCGAAGGTAATTTTAGCTTAAGTGGTCTGGTGGGTTTTGATTTACATGGTCGTACGATTGGTATTGTCGGCCTTGGTAAAATTGGGCACAGTTTAGCAAAAATAATGCATGGCTTTGGCATGCAAATATTAGCATATGATACTTTCCATGATGAGGGTTTCGCTAATCAATATAATCTTAAATATGTAGAACTCGATGAATTATTACGTAAATCTGACATAATTAGTTTGCATACCCCGCTATTACCTGAAACCTATCATATGATTAATAACGAACGTATTAGCATAATGAAACGTGGTATTATTATTATTAATACTAGCCGCGGTGGCTTAGTTGATACTAGAGCTTTAATTAAAGGACTAAAAAGTGGGCAAATCGGTGCCGCGGGTTTAGATGTATATGAAGAAGAAAGCGCCTACTTTTTTGAAGATCGCTCTGCTGAACTCATTACTGATGATACGCTGGCACGTTTGATGACTTTTCATAATGTTCTAATAACCAGTCATCAAGCTTTTTTAACCGTTGAAGCCCTCGATAATATTGCGCAAACTACCTTAGCGAATATCGATGAATATTATCGTGGTCTTAGAGGTAAACAACTAACTAATGCTGTGTCTAATTAG
- the dnaK gene encoding molecular chaperone DnaK yields the protein MTRVLGIDLGTTNSCVAVIDNGAPLVVPCDGERYVMPSVVAFTADGRHLVGCNAKRQSVLNAENTIVAVKRLMGLSFKDPQTQQAINAANYRCVEGPNGDVRILIRDKVIAVAEISALILAELKRIAETHFNTRIEKAVITVPAYFNDYQRQATRDAGYIAGLDVIRIINEPTAAALAYGALQHGQKRRIVVYDLGGGTFDVSVLELAPPNIDVRATAGDPFLGGRDFDKRIVDWLLSRIESEHGISLSDDRNAMQRLWEAAEQAKLELSERGSTKVTLPFLAQKGELPIHVDYLLERSFLEKMVADLIERTIMFFLDTLRAARLRPSDIDEIILVGGMTRMPLISRRVREVFSKDPSFGVHPDLVVAVGAAIQGDLLSEEVTKTQNTPKTVLRDVTPHNLGIMSLSGIAETIIPKDTVIPTVAQKLFTTVSDNQEVVRIVVFQGDSRSMTDNQVLGEFMLTEIRPAPRGEVQIEVTFNISYDGIVSVSAKDVDTGRVQAIEIRERHSLPSEELNQMISNHQQQLANNEGLLPVLNS from the coding sequence ATGACTCGAGTTCTTGGCATCGATTTGGGTACTACCAATTCGTGTGTCGCTGTAATTGATAATGGAGCACCATTAGTAGTGCCTTGTGATGGCGAACGTTATGTTATGCCATCGGTGGTGGCATTCACTGCTGATGGTCGGCATCTGGTGGGCTGTAATGCTAAACGCCAGTCGGTTTTAAATGCAGAAAATACTATTGTAGCGGTAAAGCGTTTAATGGGGCTTTCGTTTAAAGATCCTCAGACGCAGCAAGCTATCAATGCTGCTAATTATCGTTGCGTTGAAGGGCCCAATGGTGATGTACGCATTTTAATCCGTGACAAAGTTATTGCTGTCGCTGAAATAAGCGCTTTAATTTTAGCCGAGCTTAAACGTATTGCCGAAACTCATTTTAATACGAGAATCGAAAAAGCAGTGATCACAGTACCCGCGTATTTTAACGATTATCAACGTCAAGCAACACGCGATGCTGGTTACATTGCGGGCCTTGATGTAATTCGAATTATTAATGAGCCAACTGCGGCTGCGCTTGCCTATGGTGCGCTGCAGCATGGGCAGAAGCGACGAATTGTAGTCTATGATTTAGGAGGAGGTACTTTTGACGTTTCGGTACTTGAATTAGCTCCTCCTAATATTGATGTTCGTGCAACTGCTGGTGATCCATTTTTAGGTGGACGTGATTTCGATAAACGCATTGTCGATTGGTTGTTGTCTCGTATCGAGTCTGAGCATGGCATATCATTGTCTGATGACCGCAATGCTATGCAACGCTTATGGGAAGCTGCCGAACAAGCTAAACTTGAATTAAGCGAGCGAGGCAGCACCAAAGTAACCCTGCCTTTTTTAGCACAAAAAGGTGAACTACCAATTCATGTCGATTATTTGCTTGAGCGTTCCTTCCTCGAAAAAATGGTGGCGGATTTAATAGAACGAACGATAATGTTTTTTCTTGATACGTTGCGGGCTGCACGTTTACGTCCATCAGATATTGATGAGATTATACTGGTTGGCGGTATGACACGGATGCCCCTTATTTCACGTCGGGTACGTGAAGTGTTTAGCAAGGATCCGTCTTTTGGCGTGCATCCAGATTTAGTTGTAGCAGTTGGTGCCGCTATTCAAGGCGATTTGTTATCTGAAGAAGTTACCAAGACCCAAAATACGCCAAAAACAGTATTAAGGGATGTTACCCCACATAATCTTGGGATAATGTCGTTAAGTGGCATTGCTGAAACCATCATTCCCAAAGATACGGTGATACCAACAGTAGCGCAAAAATTATTTACCACAGTTAGCGATAATCAAGAGGTAGTTCGCATTGTAGTTTTTCAGGGCGATAGCCGCAGTATGACTGATAACCAAGTTTTAGGTGAGTTTATGTTAACCGAAATTCGTCCGGCTCCGCGTGGTGAAGTACAAATAGAAGTAACCTTTAATATTTCTTATGATGGTATAGTCAGTGTATCTGCAAAAGATGTCGATACCGGACGAGTGCAGGCGATTGAAATTCGTGAGCGCCATTCATTGCCTAGCGAAGAACTAAATCAGATGATTAGCAATCACCAACAGCAATTAGCAAATAATGAAGGACTATTACCGGTGCTGAATAGTTAG
- the amrA gene encoding AmmeMemoRadiSam system protein A, which translates to MTNEHHTELSLESRHWLLAWARQNISALLNNKAPPDVKPLNAEVTQPRACFVSLHTKAGALRGCIGTFDDSPPLFKNIAEMAIAAATHDYRFLPLKADELDDCVIEISALTPRVPIAPENVIIGEHGLWIQRGSRSGVLLPQVPVSQGWDRETFLAHTCIKAGLPQSAWQQPDTILQSFRAEVFSEA; encoded by the coding sequence ATGACAAACGAACATCACACCGAACTTTCTTTAGAATCTCGTCATTGGTTGCTAGCTTGGGCGCGACAAAATATTAGCGCCTTGCTCAACAATAAAGCTCCACCAGATGTAAAACCGTTAAACGCCGAAGTTACGCAACCTCGCGCTTGTTTTGTAAGTTTACACACTAAAGCAGGGGCACTGCGCGGTTGCATTGGCACTTTTGATGATTCGCCTCCTTTGTTTAAAAACATTGCTGAAATGGCAATTGCGGCCGCGACCCATGATTATCGTTTTTTACCGCTAAAAGCTGATGAACTAGATGATTGCGTTATTGAAATTTCTGCCTTAACTCCGAGAGTGCCTATCGCCCCTGAAAATGTAATTATTGGCGAGCATGGTCTATGGATTCAACGGGGTTCACGCTCAGGGGTTCTTTTGCCCCAAGTGCCCGTTAGTCAAGGTTGGGATCGTGAGACTTTTTTAGCACATACTTGCATTAAAGCTGGTTTGCCACAATCAGCATGGCAGCAGCCAGATACTATTCTTCAATCTTTTCGTGCTGAGGTATTTAGTGAAGCATAA